One genomic region from Sorangium aterium encodes:
- a CDS encoding type VI secretion system Vgr family protein, which translates to MSDVDVRLACEPLGECVVLELAGREAMDALSSWEVRVAVPDEVDLAALLRAPATLALVDPAEGSERLVRLLVVEASCDLRRGRERIYALRLSDPPWLLTLRGGYRVFLEKTTEQVVTEVLAGAGVPAAAIEPRLAGAYPVRPQCVQYAEAEWAFIERLLADEGISYWFDTTAEGEHRIVLGDGNGSHDGIEGGAALPYAGPRGAKLGARALSSLEWEERAVADRVNVRDFDVRHPDVYIDGHAGEGELAWLEVPAGVPSAEAAKARARRRLEQLQRDKVAVTGESDCIRLAPGRLVEITGAGADLFEQRMLVAELSHRYARPSRDGGAATPYGNRIALRPTKAADGGAHPPFRPAIRPAPAVEHIDGAVITGPPGEEIHVDDLGRIKLRFLWDRSGITDDRASRWIRCLQHPLGASMFLPRVGWEVHVGYLDGSPDRPFVLGRAYNATAVAPFPLPAASATTALQSWTTPRSGETQGITMVDDAGAEALSIHASRDLSVKVGGPETTRIDGDDAQVVGLSLTSNVLGSHAARVGATQRVDVGQEMLLSVEGASSELVGGAELVDVTGNRAVLASGSCVEVVGGGYALLCNQSNVNVSGGCARVVLGTTSIASGLGVSESVAGARTYACRGSRTIRCSSYAESINGGKRSQAGAVHERAAGNVGVKASMGTITAGKVSIGAGGKVSISAPVVTIQASGSIAAGTMTLGGGKLKTTGGVTHVDGGTTRRASGKAGK; encoded by the coding sequence ATGAGCGACGTCGACGTCCGGCTCGCCTGCGAGCCGCTGGGGGAGTGCGTCGTGCTGGAGCTCGCGGGGCGCGAGGCCATGGATGCCCTCTCGTCGTGGGAGGTGCGCGTCGCCGTCCCCGACGAGGTGGATCTGGCGGCGCTCCTCCGCGCCCCGGCGACGCTCGCGCTCGTCGACCCTGCCGAGGGCTCCGAGCGGCTCGTCCGCCTCCTCGTCGTCGAGGCGAGCTGCGATCTCCGCCGCGGCCGGGAGCGGATCTACGCGCTCCGCCTCTCGGATCCGCCATGGCTCCTCACGCTGCGCGGCGGCTACCGGGTCTTCCTCGAGAAGACCACCGAGCAGGTCGTGACCGAGGTGCTGGCGGGCGCGGGCGTTCCCGCGGCGGCGATCGAGCCGCGGCTCGCGGGCGCGTACCCGGTGCGGCCCCAGTGCGTCCAGTACGCCGAGGCGGAGTGGGCGTTCATCGAGCGCCTGCTCGCGGACGAGGGGATCTCGTACTGGTTCGACACCACGGCCGAGGGCGAGCACCGCATCGTCCTCGGCGACGGCAACGGCTCGCACGACGGGATCGAGGGCGGCGCGGCGCTCCCCTACGCCGGGCCCCGCGGGGCGAAGCTCGGGGCGCGCGCCCTCTCGTCGCTCGAGTGGGAGGAGCGGGCCGTGGCCGATCGGGTCAACGTGCGGGACTTCGACGTGCGGCACCCGGACGTTTACATCGACGGCCACGCCGGCGAGGGCGAGCTCGCGTGGCTCGAGGTCCCGGCCGGCGTCCCCAGCGCCGAGGCCGCGAAGGCGCGGGCCAGGCGGCGGCTGGAGCAGCTGCAGCGCGACAAGGTCGCCGTCACGGGGGAGAGCGACTGCATCCGCCTCGCGCCAGGGCGCCTCGTGGAGATCACGGGCGCGGGGGCGGACCTCTTCGAGCAGCGGATGCTCGTCGCCGAGCTCTCCCACCGCTACGCGCGGCCGAGCCGCGACGGCGGCGCGGCCACGCCCTATGGAAACCGGATCGCGCTCAGGCCGACGAAGGCCGCGGACGGTGGAGCTCACCCGCCCTTCCGGCCCGCGATCCGCCCGGCGCCCGCGGTGGAGCACATCGACGGCGCGGTGATCACGGGGCCGCCGGGCGAGGAGATCCACGTCGACGATCTCGGCCGGATCAAGCTGCGCTTCCTCTGGGATCGCTCCGGGATCACGGACGACCGCGCCTCGCGCTGGATCCGCTGCCTCCAGCACCCGCTCGGCGCCTCGATGTTCCTGCCCCGCGTCGGCTGGGAGGTCCACGTCGGCTACCTCGACGGCTCGCCGGATCGCCCCTTCGTCCTCGGCCGCGCCTACAACGCGACCGCGGTCGCGCCGTTCCCGCTCCCCGCGGCGTCGGCGACGACCGCGCTCCAGTCCTGGACCACGCCGAGGAGCGGCGAGACCCAGGGGATCACGATGGTCGACGACGCGGGCGCGGAGGCGCTCTCGATCCACGCCTCGCGGGATCTCTCGGTCAAGGTCGGCGGCCCGGAGACGACGCGGATCGACGGCGACGACGCGCAGGTCGTCGGCCTGTCGCTCACCAGCAACGTGCTCGGGAGCCACGCCGCGCGCGTCGGGGCGACCCAGCGCGTCGACGTGGGGCAGGAGATGCTCCTCTCGGTCGAGGGGGCGAGCTCCGAGCTCGTCGGCGGGGCGGAGCTCGTCGACGTCACCGGCAACCGCGCCGTGCTGGCCAGCGGGTCGTGCGTCGAGGTCGTGGGCGGCGGCTACGCGCTGCTCTGCAACCAGTCCAACGTCAACGTCAGCGGCGGCTGCGCCCGGGTGGTGCTCGGGACGACGTCGATCGCGAGCGGCCTCGGCGTCTCCGAGTCGGTCGCGGGGGCGCGCACCTACGCCTGCCGCGGGTCCCGGACGATCCGCTGCAGCAGCTACGCCGAGTCGATCAACGGCGGCAAGCGGAGCCAGGCGGGCGCGGTGCACGAGCGGGCCGCGGGGAACGTCGGCGTCAAGGCGTCGATGGGCACGATCACGGCCGGGAAGGTCTCGATCGGCGCGGGCGGGAAGGTCTCGATCAGCGCGCCGGTGGTGACGATCCAGGCCAGCGGCAGCATCGCGGCGGGCACGATGACGCTGGGCGGCGGCAAGCTGAAGACGACCGGCGGCGTCACCCACGTGGACGGCGGCACGACCCGGCGCGCCAGCGGAAAGGCGGGCAAGTGA